A DNA window from Sphingopyxis sp. CCNWLW2 contains the following coding sequences:
- a CDS encoding leucyl aminopeptidase codes for MDIQFVAQIDASADVVAFPVRKGEAGTLGALLGAAAAQARFDGAAGTIAETAAIDGEQAKRLLLVGIGEGGEQDLERGGAALTAKLQTSGATAVHVDFASAGQSDADDVLAFAMGARLRNWRLDTYRTRLADKAKPSLKTVTIASPHGDLSGRWAENEAIADGVALTQTLVAEPPNILYPETFVERCQHLTDLGVELEILDERQMKALGMGALLGVAQGSTRPPRLLAMRWNGGNPGEAPVVFIGKGVTFDTGGISLKPGAGMDMMKWDMGGAGAVAGAIKAIAGRKAKANVVGVVGLVENMPDGNAMRPGDIVTTMSGQTVEVLNTDAEGRLVLCDAISWAQSAYNPKVIVDLATLTGAMVISLGHEYAGIFANDDTLAADLLAAGEASNNKLWRFPLSPAYDKLIDSPIADMKNIGPREGGSITAAQFLKRFVDEGVAWAHLDIAGMAWADKDGPVWAKGATGYGVRLLDRYIAANHEG; via the coding sequence CGCGCAAATCGATGCGTCTGCCGACGTCGTCGCATTTCCGGTCCGCAAGGGCGAGGCGGGCACGCTCGGCGCATTGCTCGGCGCCGCGGCGGCGCAGGCACGCTTCGACGGCGCGGCGGGTACGATCGCCGAAACCGCGGCGATCGACGGCGAACAGGCGAAGCGCCTGCTCCTCGTCGGCATCGGCGAGGGCGGCGAGCAGGATCTCGAGCGCGGCGGCGCGGCGTTGACGGCAAAGCTGCAGACGAGCGGCGCGACCGCGGTCCATGTCGATTTCGCGAGCGCGGGGCAGAGCGACGCCGACGATGTCCTCGCCTTCGCGATGGGCGCGCGTCTTCGCAACTGGCGCCTCGATACCTATCGCACGCGCCTTGCCGACAAGGCAAAACCGAGCCTGAAGACGGTGACGATCGCGTCGCCGCACGGCGATCTGTCCGGCCGCTGGGCCGAAAATGAAGCGATTGCCGATGGCGTCGCGCTCACCCAGACGCTCGTCGCCGAGCCGCCGAACATCCTTTACCCGGAGACGTTCGTCGAACGCTGCCAGCACCTGACCGACCTTGGCGTCGAACTCGAAATACTCGACGAACGCCAGATGAAGGCGCTCGGCATGGGCGCGTTGCTCGGTGTCGCGCAGGGCTCGACGCGTCCGCCGCGGCTGCTCGCGATGCGCTGGAACGGCGGCAATCCGGGTGAAGCGCCCGTCGTCTTCATCGGCAAGGGCGTCACCTTCGACACCGGCGGGATCAGCCTGAAACCGGGCGCCGGCATGGACATGATGAAATGGGACATGGGCGGCGCGGGCGCGGTCGCGGGCGCGATCAAGGCGATCGCGGGCCGCAAGGCGAAGGCGAACGTCGTCGGCGTCGTCGGCCTCGTCGAAAATATGCCCGACGGTAATGCGATGCGCCCCGGCGACATCGTCACCACCATGTCGGGGCAGACGGTCGAGGTGCTCAACACCGACGCCGAAGGCCGCCTCGTCCTCTGCGATGCGATCAGCTGGGCGCAGAGCGCCTATAACCCCAAGGTGATCGTCGATCTCGCGACGCTGACCGGGGCGATGGTCATCTCGCTCGGCCACGAATATGCGGGCATCTTCGCGAACGACGATACGCTCGCGGCCGATCTGCTCGCAGCGGGTGAGGCCAGCAACAACAAGCTGTGGCGTTTCCCGTTGTCGCCCGCCTACGACAAGCTGATCGACAGCCCGATCGCCGACATGAAGAATATCGGCCCGCGCGAAGGCGGCTCGATCACCGCGGCGCAGTTCCTGAAGCGCTTTGTCGACGAAGGCGTCGCCTGGGCGCATCTCGACATCGCGGGCATGGCGTGGGCCGACAAGGACGGTCCGGTGTGGGCGAAGGGTGCGACCGGATACGGCGTGCGCCTGCTCGACCGCTACATCGCCGCCAACCACGAAGGCTGA
- a CDS encoding DNA polymerase III subunit chi codes for MARVDFYRLTRDPVERVLPALATRILANGDRLLVVAAPAMQRQAIDEALWTLQPASFLPHGNAGSPDEEIEPILISGTLDPSPPNRATLVALADGEWREEALGFERTFLLFDNSRIDDARALWRTLAAREDVDNRFWKQDENGRWSEGP; via the coding sequence ATGGCGCGCGTCGACTTTTACCGGCTGACCCGCGACCCGGTCGAACGGGTGCTCCCCGCGCTCGCGACGCGCATATTGGCAAATGGCGACCGCCTGCTAGTGGTCGCCGCGCCCGCGATGCAGCGGCAGGCGATCGACGAGGCGCTATGGACGCTGCAACCCGCCAGCTTCCTGCCGCACGGAAATGCGGGGTCGCCCGACGAGGAAATCGAGCCGATCCTGATTTCGGGCACGCTCGACCCGTCGCCGCCCAACCGCGCGACACTCGTCGCGCTCGCCGACGGCGAATGGCGCGAGGAAGCACTCGGCTTCGAGCGCACATTCCTGCTCTTCGACAACAGCCGCATCGACGACGCGCGTGCGCTCTGGCGCACGCTGGCGGCACGCGAAGACGTCGACAACCGCTTCTGGAAACAGGACGAAAACGGCCGCTGGTCCGAAGGGCCCTAA
- the ndk gene encoding nucleoside-diphosphate kinase: protein MAVTRTFSIIKPDATRRNITGAVTKMLEDAGLRVVASKRIHMSREQAEGFYAVHKERPFFGELVDFMISGPVVVQVLEGENAMQANRDIMGATNPKDAAPGTIRKELAESIEANTVHGSDSDENAAIEIAYFFKPEEIVG from the coding sequence ATGGCGGTCACTCGCACCTTTTCGATCATCAAGCCCGACGCCACGCGCCGGAACATCACCGGCGCCGTCACCAAGATGCTGGAAGACGCCGGCCTTCGCGTCGTCGCGTCGAAGCGCATCCACATGAGCCGCGAACAGGCCGAAGGCTTTTACGCGGTCCATAAGGAACGCCCCTTTTTCGGCGAACTCGTCGATTTCATGATCAGCGGCCCCGTCGTCGTCCAGGTCCTTGAAGGCGAGAACGCGATGCAGGCGAACCGCGACATCATGGGCGCGACCAACCCCAAGGACGCCGCCCCCGGCACGATCCGCAAGGAGCTCGCCGAAAGCATCGAAGCGAACACGGTCCACGGTTCGGACAGCGACGAGAATGCCGCGATCGAGATCGCCTATTTCTTCAAGCCCGAAGAAATCGTCGGCTAA
- a CDS encoding VOC family protein yields the protein MARQPDGYHTLNPILRVGDAAAALGFYKAAFGASEDFRREMDGRLLIAVILIGDSRVMISDRSNEPAKDFGPDTPASSLELKIYVDDVDAAYRRALDAGAAAEEAVGEKYWGERMGSLTDPFGFTWRLAQFIEEVPHDEIEKRMHADARE from the coding sequence ATGGCCAGGCAACCTGACGGATATCATACGCTGAACCCGATTTTGCGGGTCGGCGATGCGGCTGCGGCGCTCGGTTTCTACAAGGCGGCCTTTGGTGCGAGCGAAGATTTCCGGCGCGAGATGGACGGACGGCTGCTGATCGCGGTGATCCTGATCGGGGACTCGCGCGTGATGATTTCCGACAGGTCGAACGAGCCTGCGAAGGATTTCGGTCCCGATACGCCCGCCAGCAGCCTCGAACTCAAAATCTATGTCGACGATGTCGACGCCGCCTATCGCCGCGCGCTCGACGCGGGCGCCGCCGCGGAAGAAGCGGTCGGCGAAAAATATTGGGGCGAGCGCATGGGATCGCTCACCGACCCGTTTGGCTTCACCTGGCGTCTCGCGCAGTTCATCGAAGAGGTGCCGCACGATGAAATCGAGAAGCGGATGCACGCGGATGCGCGCGAATAA
- the purN gene encoding phosphoribosylglycinamide formyltransferase, with product MAKARVAVLISGAGTNMAALLYAAKAADCPYELVFVGSNDPDAPGLKIAEAEGIATWGLSHKGMNRDAFDALVDEQLRAAGAEFVALAGYMRILSDDFVGRWTGKMINIHPSLLPLYKGLNTHQQAIDAGDKFGGCSVHIVTPGVDEGPVLAQTPVAILPGDTVETLARRVQFAEHQLYPATLAAFVTRERSPDYLRGRVRELAMALPEADEVTSHGMPCFGIVKGKKFAYFTEDHHGDGKIAILVKISGGDEQAALIELDEDRYYRPAYFGDGWVGIRLDLGDTDWDAIGEWLRKSWLSVAPKKLAGLMGVADEF from the coding sequence ATGGCTAAAGCGCGTGTCGCCGTCCTGATTTCGGGCGCCGGCACCAATATGGCGGCGCTGCTCTATGCCGCGAAAGCCGCCGACTGCCCTTATGAGCTGGTGTTCGTCGGCAGCAACGATCCCGACGCGCCGGGGCTGAAGATTGCCGAGGCCGAGGGCATCGCGACGTGGGGATTGTCGCACAAGGGCATGAACCGCGATGCGTTCGACGCGCTGGTCGACGAGCAATTGCGCGCGGCGGGCGCTGAATTCGTCGCGCTCGCCGGCTATATGCGCATCCTTTCGGATGATTTCGTCGGCCGCTGGACGGGCAAGATGATCAACATCCACCCCAGCCTGTTGCCACTCTACAAGGGGCTGAACACGCACCAGCAGGCCATCGACGCGGGCGACAAATTCGGCGGATGCAGCGTCCATATCGTGACGCCCGGGGTCGACGAGGGTCCGGTGCTCGCGCAGACGCCGGTCGCGATCCTGCCCGGCGATACGGTCGAAACGCTGGCGCGGCGCGTGCAGTTCGCCGAACATCAGCTTTACCCCGCCACGCTCGCCGCCTTCGTGACGCGCGAGCGGTCGCCCGACTATCTGCGCGGCCGCGTCCGCGAGCTGGCGATGGCGCTGCCCGAGGCCGACGAGGTGACGTCGCACGGCATGCCTTGCTTCGGGATCGTGAAGGGCAAGAAATTCGCCTATTTCACCGAGGACCATCATGGCGACGGCAAGATTGCGATACTCGTCAAGATCAGCGGCGGCGACGAACAGGCGGCGCTGATCGAACTCGACGAAGACCGCTATTACCGCCCCGCCTATTTCGGCGACGGCTGGGTCGGCATCCGCCTCGACCTTGGCGACACCGATTGGGACGCGATCGGCGAATGGCTGCGCAAGAGCTGGCTGTCGGTCGCGCCGAAGAAGCTGGCGGGGCTGATGGGCGTCGCCGACGAATTTTAG
- the purM gene encoding phosphoribosylformylglycinamidine cyclo-ligase, with the protein MDSKHNQPGSYTYAQAGVSIETGNALVRAIAPLARATRRPGADADLGGFGGFFDLKAAGFNDPLLVAANDGVGTKLKLAIESGKHDGVGIDLVAMCANDLIVQGAEPLLFLDYYATGKLDNDVATEVVASIAEGCKQAGCALIGGETAEMPGMYSDGDYDLAGFCVGAVERDQVLTADKVAAGDVILGLASSGVHSNGFSLVRRLAADKGWKLDRPALFDQTILLIDALMAPTRIYVKSLLPLVKTGKIHALAHITGGGLLENIPRILPKTLHAHVDADAWEQPRLMAFLQAQGNIEPEEMARTFNCGIGMAVVVAEGDVAEVMAALEAAGETVFRIGHIADGEKGCTVTGSAETWSAMGAWSATHNG; encoded by the coding sequence ATGGATTCCAAGCACAACCAACCCGGCTCCTACACTTATGCGCAGGCCGGCGTATCGATCGAGACCGGCAATGCGCTGGTCCGTGCCATTGCTCCGCTCGCCCGTGCGACGCGCCGACCCGGCGCCGACGCCGATCTTGGCGGCTTTGGCGGCTTTTTCGACCTGAAGGCGGCGGGGTTCAACGATCCTTTGCTCGTCGCGGCGAACGACGGCGTGGGCACCAAGCTCAAGCTCGCCATCGAATCGGGCAAGCATGACGGGGTCGGAATCGACCTGGTCGCGATGTGCGCGAATGATCTGATCGTTCAGGGCGCCGAGCCGCTGCTTTTCCTCGATTATTATGCGACCGGCAAGCTCGATAACGATGTCGCGACCGAAGTCGTCGCGAGCATCGCCGAGGGCTGCAAGCAGGCCGGATGCGCGCTGATCGGCGGGGAAACCGCCGAGATGCCGGGCATGTATTCGGACGGCGATTACGACCTTGCGGGCTTCTGCGTCGGCGCGGTCGAGCGCGATCAGGTGCTGACCGCCGACAAGGTCGCGGCCGGCGACGTGATTCTCGGCCTCGCTTCGTCGGGCGTGCATTCGAACGGCTTCTCACTCGTGCGCCGCCTCGCCGCCGACAAGGGGTGGAAGCTCGATCGCCCTGCGCTGTTCGACCAGACCATCCTGCTGATCGACGCGCTGATGGCGCCGACGCGCATCTATGTGAAGAGCCTGCTGCCGCTGGTGAAGACCGGCAAGATCCACGCGCTCGCGCATATCACGGGCGGCGGATTGCTCGAGAATATCCCGCGCATCCTGCCGAAAACCCTTCATGCGCATGTCGATGCCGACGCATGGGAACAGCCGCGGCTGATGGCGTTCCTGCAAGCGCAGGGCAATATCGAGCCCGAGGAAATGGCGCGCACCTTTAACTGCGGGATCGGCATGGCTGTCGTCGTTGCCGAGGGCGATGTTGCCGAGGTGATGGCGGCGCTCGAAGCCGCGGGCGAGACGGTGTTCCGCATCGGCCATATCGCCGACGGCGAAAAGGGCTGCACCGTGACGGGCAGCGCCGAAACGTGGAGCGCGATGGGGGCATGGAGCGCCACGCATAATGGCTAA
- a CDS encoding heavy-metal-associated domain-containing protein — protein sequence MISAAFPRFAPTFAFDALRGRDWRWVALFGLFFAILLAGIVDGQITRGNRGITPINSSGDFLTSGIMVDVTGDNADDARTKGWREAQRLAWTQLYRKLNGSDGPKLGDSVLDGIVTAIVVEEEQIGPRRYVARLGVQFDRVRAGQILGVSGRTLRSPPLLVIPVYSIDGIPQVFEQRSAWQRAWAEYNTGQSAIDYVRTAGTGADTLLINAGQTGRRGRVWWRVILDQYGAADVLTPIARVEYSYPGGPIKGYFTARFGPDSKLISSFTMTGPSPAALPDMMEKAVARMDRIYIDALAAGVLRTDTYLVLEKPVEKEDLPEEAATDEEVLPSETDASVPTTAAPGVQSFTVQYSSPDVDSVTATERAVAGAAGVQSASTTSLALGGTSVMRVSFRGDLAALSAALAARGFKVQEGGGQLRISR from the coding sequence ATGATTTCGGCTGCTTTCCCCCGCTTCGCTCCCACCTTCGCCTTCGACGCCCTGCGTGGCCGCGATTGGCGCTGGGTCGCTCTTTTCGGCCTTTTCTTCGCGATTCTGCTCGCCGGCATCGTCGATGGCCAGATCACCCGCGGCAATCGCGGCATCACCCCGATCAACAGCAGCGGTGATTTCCTTACGAGCGGCATCATGGTCGATGTCACCGGCGACAATGCCGACGATGCGCGGACCAAGGGCTGGCGCGAGGCGCAGCGCCTGGCCTGGACCCAGCTCTATCGCAAATTGAATGGCAGCGACGGCCCCAAACTCGGCGATTCGGTGCTCGACGGAATCGTGACCGCGATCGTCGTCGAGGAAGAACAGATCGGCCCGCGCCGCTATGTCGCGCGGCTCGGCGTCCAGTTCGACCGCGTGCGCGCGGGGCAGATTCTCGGCGTCAGCGGCCGCACGCTCCGTTCGCCGCCGTTGCTCGTCATCCCCGTCTATTCGATCGACGGCATCCCGCAGGTGTTCGAACAGCGCAGCGCCTGGCAGCGCGCGTGGGCCGAATATAATACGGGGCAGAGCGCGATCGATTATGTCCGCACCGCGGGCACCGGCGCCGATACGCTGCTGATCAACGCGGGGCAGACCGGCCGCCGCGGCCGCGTCTGGTGGCGCGTGATCCTCGATCAATATGGCGCCGCCGACGTACTGACGCCGATCGCGCGCGTCGAATATTCCTATCCCGGCGGCCCGATCAAAGGCTATTTCACCGCGCGCTTCGGCCCCGACAGCAAGCTGATCTCCAGCTTCACCATGACCGGCCCCAGCCCCGCGGCGCTGCCCGACATGATGGAAAAGGCGGTCGCGCGGATGGACCGCATCTATATCGACGCACTGGCTGCGGGCGTGCTGCGCACCGACACCTATCTCGTGCTCGAAAAGCCGGTCGAAAAGGAAGACCTGCCCGAAGAGGCCGCGACCGACGAAGAGGTGCTGCCCAGCGAAACCGACGCCAGCGTGCCGACGACGGCTGCGCCCGGCGTGCAGAGCTTCACCGTCCAGTACAGCTCGCCCGACGTCGATTCGGTCACCGCGACCGAACGCGCTGTGGCGGGCGCCGCGGGCGTCCAGTCGGCCTCGACCACCAGCCTCGCGCTCGGCGGCACCTCGGTGATGCGCGTCAGCTTCCGGGGTGACCTCGCTGCTCTCAGTGCGGCGCTCGCCGCACGCGGGTTCAAGGTGCAGGAAGGCGGCGGCCAGCTCAGGATCAGCCGCTGA
- a CDS encoding HdaA/DnaA family protein, translating into MARAPGQIALPLDWSAGGSNDGPLIVGTSNADAVRYLRHVATWPVRTAVLTGPRGSGRSLMGRLFARDTGGKVIDGHDSVSEEEIFHAWNAAQASGSPLLIIADAPPTDWNVALPDLRSRLAAVPVLTIGDPDDCLARDLIEALFAQRGMALAPGVASYIVPRMERSYAMIHRIVGALDAASLEKGGGISIRLTRETLLSQGLIDPDLLERQDDATCR; encoded by the coding sequence ATGGCGCGCGCGCCGGGACAGATCGCCCTGCCGCTCGACTGGAGCGCGGGCGGGTCGAACGACGGTCCGCTGATCGTCGGCACCAGCAACGCCGATGCCGTGCGCTATCTGCGCCATGTCGCCACCTGGCCCGTCCGTACCGCGGTGCTCACCGGACCGCGCGGTTCGGGGCGCAGCCTGATGGGCCGCCTCTTCGCGCGCGACACCGGCGGGAAGGTCATCGACGGCCATGACAGCGTTTCGGAAGAAGAGATTTTTCACGCGTGGAACGCCGCGCAGGCCAGCGGCTCACCGCTGCTGATCATCGCCGATGCGCCGCCCACGGATTGGAATGTCGCGCTTCCCGATCTTCGTTCGCGCCTTGCGGCCGTACCCGTGCTGACGATCGGCGATCCCGACGACTGCCTCGCGCGCGACCTGATCGAAGCGCTGTTCGCACAGCGCGGCATGGCGCTTGCGCCCGGCGTCGCCTCCTATATCGTGCCGCGCATGGAACGCAGCTATGCGATGATCCACCGCATCGTCGGCGCGCTCGACGCCGCGTCGCTCGAAAAGGGCGGCGGCATTAGTATTCGTCTTACGCGTGAAACATTACTGTCACAGGGGCTCATCGATCCCGATTTGCTCGAACGACAGGATGACGCGACATGTCGATAA